The region AGCGAGCTGCAGGAGAGTGGTCTTGCCGGCGCCGTTCGGGCCGAGCACCACCCACCGCTCGTCGAGCTCAACCTGCCATGAGAGGTCCTCGAGCAGGGTCGTCCGACCGCGGCGCACCGTCACGTCGTGCATGTCGATGACGAGGTCGGGGTTCGGCTCGTAGTCGTCCAGGGGGCCTGGTGTATGCACGAGTCCATCAAACCCTAGAGCCGCGTACCCGGTACGGTCGGGTCCGTGTGTGCGACAACGCCCGACGCCGTCGGGGCGACCACCGACGGACGTGAGACCGTCTTCCGGGTCCACAGCCGCGCCGCCCGCCGGATCGAGCTCTGCCTGATCGAGGCGACTCCGGAGCGCACGAGTATCGACCAGCGGTGTGTCGAGATGCAGTGCGTCGGTGGCGGCATCTGGGAGGCCCGCGCGGCGGTCGGGCCGGGAACGACCTATGGGTATCGTGTGCACGGCGAGCACGATCCCGCTCGGGGCAGGTACGCCAACCCCGCCAAGCTCATGGCCGACCCGTACGCTCAAGCGCTGGTCGATGCGCCCGGGACCTCGGCTGAGGATCTCGAGCTGCTGCGGATGTGCACCCCGGACGGGGCGCCCGACCCCCGTGACTCCATCGCGGTCGCACCGTGGTCGGTGGTGTGCGCCGACCGCGCTCCGGTCCCCAGTACCCGCCCCCGGCTGCCGGCGGGCGGCCGCATCATCTATGAGGCGCACCTCGGGCAGCTGACTGCGACGCTGCCCGACGTACCCGAGCGCTACCGGGGCACCTTCGCGGCGCTGCGCTCGCGGATGCTGATCGAGCATTTGGCCAGCATGGGCGTGAGCACCCTGGAGCTGCTCCCGGTCGCGCACTGGGCCAGCGAGATCAAGGTGCGCCAGCGCGGCCAGCGCAACGTCTGGGGGTACAACCCCCTCGGCTTCTTCTCCCCCATGCCGCACTACTGCGTCGCCAGCGACATCGACGCGCGGTGGGACGAGATCGCCGGCGCCGTCGCCACCCTGCACGCCGCGGGCATCGAGGTCGTGCTCGACGTCGTCTTCAACCACACCTGCGAGGGTGCCGCGAACGACCCCGCCTACCACCTGCGCGGCATCGACAATCTGGCCTACTACCTCACCGACCCAGATGACCCAGGTCGGTATGTCGACGTCACCGGGTGCGGCAACAGCCTCAACGCGGCGAGCGAGCCGGTGCAGGACCTCGTCGTCGCGGCGCTGCGGCATTGGGTGCAACGTACCGACGTCGACGGATTCCGGTTCGACCTGGCGACCACCCTCGGCCGCGAGCCACACTTCTCGGCCCACCACCCGCTGCTGCGGCGGATCGGCGACGACGCGCTGCTGGGCGATCGCCTGCTGATCGCCGAACCGTGGGACGCCGGCCCGAATGGATACCAGCTCGGCGGTTTCACCACGCCGACCCGGGGTGAGCCGTGGGCGGAGTGGAACGACCGGTTCCGGTCCACGGTGCGCGACTTCTGGCGCCCGGGCCACGGCTCCCGCGCGGACCTGGCCACCGTGCTCGCCGGCAGTCACTCCGTGTGGGGTGCGCGGCGGGCAGGCAGCTCGATCGGTTACGTGACCGCCCACGACGGGTTCACGCTGCACGACCTGGTCAGCTACGACACCAAGCACAACCACAGCAACGGGGAGAGCAATCGGGACGGCAGCGCGGACAACCAGTCCTGGAACGGCGGCGTCGAGGGTGAGACCGACGACGCCCGGGTGCGGGAGCTGCGGCTGCGGCGGCAGGGCTCGATCCT is a window of Blastococcus sp. Marseille-P5729 DNA encoding:
- the glgX gene encoding glycogen debranching protein GlgX, encoding MCATTPDAVGATTDGRETVFRVHSRAARRIELCLIEATPERTSIDQRCVEMQCVGGGIWEARAAVGPGTTYGYRVHGEHDPARGRYANPAKLMADPYAQALVDAPGTSAEDLELLRMCTPDGAPDPRDSIAVAPWSVVCADRAPVPSTRPRLPAGGRIIYEAHLGQLTATLPDVPERYRGTFAALRSRMLIEHLASMGVSTLELLPVAHWASEIKVRQRGQRNVWGYNPLGFFSPMPHYCVASDIDARWDEIAGAVATLHAAGIEVVLDVVFNHTCEGAANDPAYHLRGIDNLAYYLTDPDDPGRYVDVTGCGNSLNAASEPVQDLVVAALRHWVQRTDVDGFRFDLATTLGREPHFSAHHPLLRRIGDDALLGDRLLIAEPWDAGPNGYQLGGFTTPTRGEPWAEWNDRFRSTVRDFWRPGHGSRADLATVLAGSHSVWGARRAGSSIGYVTAHDGFTLHDLVSYDTKHNHSNGESNRDGSADNQSWNGGVEGETDDARVRELRLRRQGSILGCLMLQIGTPMITAGDERDRTQRGNNNPYCLDRPHLAVSWEPTPEADHLTALMQAFASTRREHAPLFDGRWLVAPGERGGHVVEWLDRQALALTEKHWHDHDKVLQVHYPASSGRGPLLILLNGNHERAMVRLPSGGQDGGWRIGIDTADPSRVGVSVPDDEPLLLNSFSLMVLAD